One Alphaproteobacteria bacterium genomic window carries:
- a CDS encoding TauD/TfdA family dioxygenase: MFAQNLNVKRSNTLSRQLKVMEYNLNLSDISLLNECSDEALSRFDNVDNPDFYEAKNIFITKLPQQIRLTVSEFKKEASDVLVIRGYPFDDKLLGSTPPHWNVPKSDYARKLQFINFFIAAQFGYPYSWKTQNGGSFVSDVLPIQGFEEHQQGYGSNVNLRFHTEDSFHIARADFLTLMCMRNDSRTPTTLFPIQLDAIPDEYKRELFKEQYEIYPDDSHTEVTYTEKQYKENTDLQKTFETFNKIRKISILRGQWNNPYLQLDPEIMPTENLTTEAKAAFDYICEKIEESRTGLALNQGEILIINNHLLAHGRGKFKANYDGRDRWMERILVLEDLRKTVSHRTGRNTHMIVR; this comes from the coding sequence ATGTTTGCACAAAATTTAAACGTTAAGAGATCAAATACTCTATCACGTCAACTTAAGGTGATGGAATATAATTTAAACTTAAGTGACATAAGCTTACTTAACGAGTGCTCTGATGAAGCTCTCTCTCGTTTTGATAACGTAGATAACCCAGATTTTTATGAGGCAAAAAATATATTTATCACAAAACTACCACAACAAATTCGTTTGACAGTTAGTGAGTTTAAAAAGGAGGCGTCTGACGTATTAGTCATAAGGGGATATCCCTTTGACGATAAGCTGTTAGGGAGTACGCCCCCTCATTGGAATGTTCCTAAGTCTGATTATGCCCGAAAACTGCAATTCATTAACTTTTTCATAGCTGCTCAATTTGGTTATCCCTATAGCTGGAAAACACAAAACGGCGGCAGTTTTGTATCTGATGTTCTGCCAATTCAGGGTTTTGAAGAACATCAACAGGGATATGGATCTAATGTGAATCTAAGATTTCATACAGAAGACTCTTTCCATATTGCTCGGGCTGACTTTTTAACGCTTATGTGTATGAGAAATGATTCTAGAACGCCAACTACACTATTTCCTATTCAGTTAGATGCGATTCCAGATGAATATAAAAGAGAGTTGTTTAAAGAACAGTATGAAATCTATCCTGATGATTCCCACACAGAGGTTACGTACACAGAAAAACAGTATAAAGAGAACACGGATTTGCAAAAAACCTTTGAAACATTCAATAAGATCCGAAAAATAAGTATTCTTCGTGGGCAATGGAATAACCCATACTTGCAACTTGATCCAGAGATCATGCCAACTGAAAATCTTACTACCGAAGCGAAAGCTGCATTTGATTATATCTGTGAGAAGATTGAAGAATCTCGTACCGGACTGGCTTTAAACCAAGGTGAGATCCTTATCATTAATAATCATCTGCTTGCACATGGTCGTGGTAAATTCAAGGCAAACTACGATGGCCGTGACAGATGGATGGAGCGTATTCTTGTTCTGGAAGACTTACGTAAAACAGTTTCCCATAGAACAGGCCGTAACACCCATATGATTGTTAGATAA
- a CDS encoding DMT family transporter, whose product MKSKGIILALGAAISNGTLGIFSKFCFSDALLPIQIALYRCVYAFFLISLIATFSPMVRSQIYSLRNRSKEISLLAFCGVLLLYVFETKAFALTSIANVSFTVYGTGILTVLVGVLFLKEPLTIGLILGILLILIGEYVLLGDVNLIDAKSMQGILYAFIGGAGYSGFIFFARYFRTPSSFGLLWWLCGLGSAMLVSFAAITGESYAIPVSHNKHILFMAIVPTLMGFYFTAKSVEYIEAGKAQVIEMSDPFFSLLFCSLFLQQPIGIHSILGGSMILLGVFISQTNIVIGGSRVRKASH is encoded by the coding sequence ATGAAGTCTAAAGGAATCATTTTGGCACTGGGTGCCGCAATATCAAATGGAACATTGGGTATCTTTTCAAAGTTCTGCTTTAGTGATGCTTTGTTGCCAATTCAAATAGCGCTTTACCGCTGTGTGTATGCCTTTTTCTTGATATCGCTAATCGCTACTTTTTCTCCAATGGTCAGAAGTCAAATATACTCTCTTCGAAATAGGTCTAAAGAAATTTCCCTTTTGGCTTTTTGTGGCGTTTTGTTGTTATACGTATTTGAAACAAAAGCATTTGCTCTAACGTCCATTGCAAATGTTTCATTTACTGTTTACGGCACAGGAATTCTTACCGTTTTAGTTGGTGTCTTGTTTTTAAAAGAGCCTCTCACAATAGGACTTATCTTGGGTATATTGTTAATTTTGATTGGTGAGTACGTGCTGTTGGGAGATGTAAACCTAATTGACGCTAAAAGCATGCAAGGCATACTATATGCATTTATTGGAGGTGCTGGGTACTCAGGGTTTATTTTCTTTGCCAGGTATTTCCGTACTCCCTCAAGTTTTGGTCTTTTATGGTGGCTTTGTGGTTTAGGAAGTGCAATGCTTGTCAGCTTTGCTGCTATCACGGGTGAATCATACGCGATTCCTGTATCTCATAATAAACATATACTTTTTATGGCTATCGTGCCGACCCTAATGGGTTTTTATTTTACAGCAAAATCAGTTGAGTACATAGAAGCCGGAAAAGCACAGGTGATTGAAATGAGTGATCCATTTTTTTCATTATTATTCTGTAGCCTGTTTCTCCAACAACCAATAGGTATTCACAGCATCCTCGGGGGGAGCATGATTCTTTTAGGTGTATTTATCTCACAAACCAATATTGTAATAGGAGGTTCTCGTGTACGCAAAGCTTCTCACTAG
- a CDS encoding tetratricopeptide repeat protein, which yields MWIAQKFCKTTQAIENKLSALRNRIFPEIRYSKYRDQLVNFVRNGLKDGEYILQRAFEEMCHEYEKNILLQDIRSLVKKKHLSCDFYKGSLVNLNVDIREDLRDIGLGVRKKIDLSTNSLENNIEILFNQTKTSKNIPLAKISIDPDQLCHRDLKVYIANEILKQGPKNGFTNQLLSRLKYYLEQSKLMADTFNAIPNDVTILPLNTVSSETQKDETSKTISNPVVTKNYQLELKIAIFALTTIFILLFSIWFGQNHENSIQVSNIEDIITDKYYINQRYHQKIHHVFSQPHSNEQNKVISITGNDGMGKTTLAQLYAKLQPASIKWTFNCESNDHFLISLHSIAKELVLEDPSLSDKLSKIEKSIDNDKFRLFLNFLRRHTPKNAKKIFIFDNLNFNTAHIMKLLPRQKAKWGSVDILITSDDSDLKNSNCVYDNIHLDKIDKKDFLEIIRISINIDQPDIKADLEEAIKHCQLTPLLAYMLVKSKLEEPEKSFKDIVNNVFYTKDSNPYESNKSDRSIQDILVKRIESKIIEDYQLKKLLICLSYLNPQNIPLYLLEGFFSHIPSKVLRSKLKSIMGSFSKEGSYEMINFHPCLHKILVSYVQKLPPDHEAIVDFMGFLIAKTNDDNKSLNDEKLRLSLIHLKQIVKKSTFKSPASLSEIYFTIGKARRYFGQREKALKDFSQALNFVSKTRNSVQYSQILSEYCLTNRYLGEYKKAISLLEARCNENVSANEKLGCYKILALLYRDIGDYNRSINCYKLCLETDPADLPTKTELGIIYHKIGLPAEGLKLYQEIQASLPKKLQECRLKNRFKLLHALHLEDDKSSENSLIELKDLLDDMIKRHGEKYLLTGLLYCDVGEIYIKNKKFSQGFHYLEKGLFIIMKRVGIAHPIFMRKKLKTIHLMIKNNFKNPRSELKKIRNYITQNNPNFIPYLYSLEKELGIDKPENLKTESIKKQIESLYPKKSKLYNSLYKSVMQQVNL from the coding sequence ATGTGGATTGCACAGAAATTCTGTAAAACAACCCAGGCTATCGAAAATAAATTAAGCGCTCTTCGAAATAGAATTTTCCCCGAGATCCGATATAGCAAGTATCGAGACCAATTGGTTAACTTTGTCCGCAATGGATTAAAAGACGGTGAATACATTCTTCAAAGAGCATTTGAGGAAATGTGTCATGAATATGAAAAAAATATTTTACTGCAAGACATCAGATCTCTTGTCAAAAAAAAGCATCTGTCATGTGATTTCTACAAAGGAAGCCTTGTCAACCTGAATGTAGATATAAGGGAAGATCTTCGAGACATAGGTCTTGGTGTTAGAAAAAAAATAGATCTATCTACAAACTCTTTAGAAAACAACATTGAGATTTTATTCAATCAAACTAAAACATCTAAAAACATACCTCTTGCTAAGATCTCCATTGACCCAGATCAACTGTGCCATCGTGATCTCAAGGTTTATATTGCAAATGAAATATTAAAACAGGGACCGAAAAATGGTTTTACTAATCAGCTATTAAGCCGCTTAAAATACTACTTGGAGCAATCCAAATTAATGGCGGATACTTTTAATGCCATACCAAATGATGTCACTATTCTTCCCCTTAACACGGTTTCATCTGAAACACAAAAAGATGAGACTAGCAAAACTATTAGCAATCCGGTTGTCACAAAGAATTATCAACTTGAATTAAAGATAGCTATATTTGCACTAACCACAATATTTATCCTACTTTTCTCAATCTGGTTTGGCCAAAACCATGAAAACTCAATCCAAGTATCTAACATTGAGGATATAATCACTGATAAATACTATATCAATCAGAGGTATCATCAAAAAATTCATCATGTTTTTTCCCAACCACATAGCAATGAACAAAATAAGGTTATCTCAATAACCGGGAATGATGGCATGGGGAAAACGACACTTGCTCAATTATATGCGAAACTTCAACCAGCCTCTATTAAATGGACGTTTAATTGCGAATCAAATGATCATTTTTTAATATCATTACACTCTATAGCAAAAGAATTAGTATTAGAAGACCCAAGCTTAAGTGATAAGTTATCTAAAATTGAGAAAAGTATTGATAACGATAAATTTAGATTATTCTTAAATTTTTTGCGGAGACATACTCCCAAAAATGCAAAAAAAATATTCATTTTTGATAATTTAAATTTTAATACTGCTCATATTATGAAACTGCTACCTCGACAAAAAGCTAAGTGGGGCAGCGTTGATATTCTAATAACCTCAGATGATTCTGATTTAAAAAACTCTAACTGCGTTTATGATAATATCCACCTAGATAAAATTGATAAAAAAGACTTTTTAGAAATTATTCGAATTTCGATTAATATCGACCAGCCAGACATAAAGGCTGATCTAGAGGAGGCCATAAAACACTGTCAACTCACACCTTTGTTAGCCTATATGCTGGTTAAATCCAAGCTAGAAGAGCCAGAAAAAAGTTTTAAAGACATTGTGAATAACGTCTTTTACACAAAAGATAGCAATCCTTATGAATCCAACAAATCTGATCGTTCGATACAAGATATTCTTGTCAAACGCATAGAAAGTAAAATTATTGAAGATTACCAGCTAAAAAAACTCTTAATCTGTTTAAGTTACCTAAACCCACAAAACATACCATTATATCTTCTTGAAGGTTTTTTCTCCCATATACCCAGTAAGGTATTACGATCAAAATTAAAAAGTATCATGGGCTCTTTTTCCAAAGAAGGAAGTTATGAAATGATTAACTTTCACCCTTGCTTGCATAAAATTCTTGTTTCTTATGTCCAAAAACTGCCTCCTGATCATGAGGCTATTGTGGATTTTATGGGGTTTTTAATTGCCAAAACCAATGATGATAATAAATCATTGAATGACGAGAAATTAAGACTTTCTCTCATTCATCTCAAACAAATCGTTAAAAAAAGTACGTTTAAAAGCCCAGCAAGTCTGTCGGAAATATACTTCACAATTGGAAAGGCAAGGAGATATTTTGGTCAGAGAGAAAAAGCCTTAAAAGATTTTTCCCAGGCGCTAAACTTCGTATCTAAGACAAGAAACTCTGTGCAGTACTCTCAAATTCTCAGCGAATACTGTCTCACAAACAGATATCTGGGAGAATATAAAAAAGCTATTTCCTTACTGGAAGCAAGATGTAATGAGAATGTTTCTGCAAATGAAAAGCTTGGATGTTACAAAATCCTTGCCCTATTATATAGAGATATTGGGGATTATAACCGATCGATTAATTGCTATAAGCTCTGCTTGGAAACAGACCCAGCTGACCTTCCTACCAAAACAGAACTAGGAATAATATATCACAAGATTGGCTTACCGGCTGAAGGACTTAAACTTTATCAAGAAATCCAAGCCTCTTTGCCAAAAAAACTTCAAGAGTGCCGTTTAAAGAACAGATTTAAACTATTACATGCCTTACATCTTGAGGATGATAAAAGCAGTGAAAATTCTTTGATAGAATTAAAAGATCTTCTTGATGATATGATCAAACGCCATGGTGAGAAATATCTTCTAACTGGACTACTGTATTGTGATGTAGGGGAAATTTATATTAAGAATAAAAAATTTTCACAAGGGTTTCACTATTTGGAAAAAGGTCTTTTTATCATTATGAAACGTGTTGGTATTGCTCATCCAATATTTATGCGTAAAAAGCTAAAAACCATCCACTTAATGATTAAGAATAATTTCAAGAACCCTCGCTCTGAATTAAAAAAAATCCGTAATTATATTACACAAAACAATCCTAATTTCATTCCATATTTATATTCCTTAGAAAAAGAGCTTGGTATTGATAAACCAGAAAACTTAAAGACTGAATCTATCAAAAAGCAAATCGAATCTCTGTATCCCAAAAAATCCAAACTTTATAACTCATTATATAAATCAGTGATGCAACAAGTTAACTTGTAA